Proteins from one Pseudarthrobacter sp. BIM B-2242 genomic window:
- a CDS encoding sensor histidine kinase has translation MPSPESPREPLPVEPELPAGPALPSAVQGRFEVIQTAVHVGFAVLLVASAVRYAMRHSLEDNVLVLGLAGAVCALYAVIAVLARQGRPWAVWMLVFVAVWAVLVIAAPSFAWCSFAIFFLCRTAFTGAVGYVAAGATAAATAAGLIRLSGWTDLAMLLGPLAVGIMLTLIYDRLEHDAAEERRLHAEVSLAQGQLAASERRAGTIAERERVSREIHDTVTQGLASSLLLLEAADRSWPGPGSRRELNQATELLRRNLSETRSLVHELASPKLDTSPLPEALHLAAAQYVPHMQLQVTGEPRPVPAEVRHTLLRVVQSAAANIQQHAGVATTTLTLGFLPDSVTLDIYDDGSGFDPSAAAPPSDAGGYGLRAMRQRVEQLGGVFSVESTPGEGTIVAAQVPAVQPGPPLPRTTRADA, from the coding sequence ATGCCCTCCCCAGAATCCCCACGTGAACCCCTGCCTGTTGAACCGGAGCTGCCTGCCGGACCTGCCCTGCCCAGCGCAGTCCAGGGCCGGTTCGAGGTGATCCAAACCGCCGTCCACGTGGGCTTCGCGGTTCTGCTCGTCGCGTCGGCTGTCCGCTACGCCATGCGGCACAGCCTTGAGGACAATGTTCTGGTCCTGGGGCTCGCGGGAGCAGTCTGCGCTCTGTACGCCGTGATCGCTGTCCTCGCCCGGCAGGGACGCCCCTGGGCAGTCTGGATGCTGGTCTTTGTGGCCGTCTGGGCAGTCCTGGTCATTGCGGCACCCAGCTTTGCATGGTGTTCGTTTGCGATCTTCTTCCTCTGCCGGACGGCTTTCACGGGTGCTGTGGGATACGTGGCGGCAGGTGCGACGGCTGCCGCCACGGCAGCGGGGCTGATTCGCCTCAGCGGTTGGACAGACCTCGCGATGCTGCTGGGGCCGCTCGCCGTCGGCATAATGCTGACGCTGATCTATGACCGGCTCGAGCATGACGCGGCCGAAGAGCGGCGGCTTCATGCCGAGGTATCGCTGGCACAGGGACAGTTGGCGGCCAGCGAGCGCCGGGCGGGAACCATCGCCGAACGCGAGCGGGTGTCGCGAGAAATCCACGACACTGTGACGCAGGGCCTGGCCAGCAGCCTGCTGCTCCTGGAAGCAGCGGACCGGTCCTGGCCCGGCCCGGGTTCCCGCCGGGAGCTTAACCAGGCCACCGAACTGCTGAGGCGGAACCTTTCCGAGACCCGCAGCCTGGTGCACGAGCTCGCTTCCCCAAAGCTTGACACGTCGCCGCTGCCCGAAGCCCTGCACCTGGCCGCCGCGCAGTACGTCCCGCACATGCAGCTCCAGGTCACCGGCGAACCGCGCCCGGTGCCGGCAGAAGTCCGGCACACCCTGCTGCGGGTGGTCCAAAGCGCGGCAGCGAACATCCAGCAGCACGCAGGCGTCGCCACCACCACCCTGACGCTGGGTTTCCTTCCGGACTCCGTCACCCTGGACATCTACGACGACGGCAGCGGGTTTGACCCGTCGGCGGCAGCACCGCCGTCGGACGCCGGAGGCTACGGGCTGCGGGCCATGCGCCAGCGGGTGGAGCAGTTGGGCGGAGTATTCTCGGTGGAAAGTACCCCCGGTGAAGGGACCATTGTGGCCGCACAAGTGCCGGCCGTGCAGCCCGGGCCGCCCCTGCCCCGGACAACCCGGGCCGACGCATGA
- a CDS encoding acetyl-CoA acetyltransferase, translated as MSLQKQFGKDVLLTGWGHSRFGKLTDETLESLIVQVATEAISNAGIEAGRIDEIYLGQFNSGMMPLAFPSSLALQVSPDLANVAATRVENACASGSAAFQQGTKSLLAGTAKTVLVIGAEKMTHAGADVVGAALLGADYDMAGQTSTTGFTGLFADVAKHYQKRYGSVSDVLGTIAAKNHRNGVDNPYAQLRKDLGEDFCRTVSDKNPMVADPLRRTDCSPVSDGAAAVVLSASPTGGVTAPVRLAGFGHANDFFPAERRDPTAFAATRMSWQRALAMAGVGLDDLDFAEVHDCFTIAELLMYEAMGLTEPGQGSRAVTEGWVFKDGKLPVNVSGGLKAKGHPVGATGVSQHVIAAMQLTGTAGDMQLGRARRAAVQNMGGVGIANYVSVLEAV; from the coding sequence ATGAGCCTGCAGAAACAGTTCGGCAAGGATGTCCTGCTCACCGGCTGGGGCCACAGCCGGTTCGGCAAACTGACGGACGAGACCCTCGAATCCCTGATCGTCCAGGTGGCCACCGAGGCCATCAGCAACGCCGGCATCGAGGCCGGCCGGATCGACGAAATCTACCTGGGCCAGTTCAACTCCGGCATGATGCCGCTGGCGTTCCCGTCCTCCCTGGCCCTGCAGGTCTCCCCGGACCTGGCCAACGTCGCCGCCACCCGCGTGGAAAACGCGTGCGCTTCCGGTTCGGCTGCCTTCCAGCAGGGCACCAAATCCCTGCTGGCCGGCACCGCGAAGACCGTCCTGGTAATCGGCGCGGAGAAGATGACGCACGCCGGGGCCGACGTGGTGGGCGCCGCCCTCCTCGGCGCTGATTACGACATGGCCGGCCAGACCTCCACCACCGGTTTCACGGGCCTGTTCGCCGACGTCGCGAAGCACTACCAGAAGCGCTATGGCTCAGTGTCGGATGTGCTGGGGACAATCGCGGCGAAGAACCACCGTAACGGCGTGGACAACCCCTACGCCCAGCTTCGCAAGGACCTCGGCGAGGACTTCTGCCGCACCGTCTCGGACAAAAACCCCATGGTGGCCGATCCGCTGCGCCGCACCGACTGCTCCCCCGTGTCCGACGGCGCCGCCGCCGTTGTGCTTTCCGCCTCGCCAACGGGCGGGGTGACTGCGCCGGTGCGGCTGGCCGGGTTCGGTCACGCCAACGACTTCTTCCCTGCCGAACGCCGGGATCCCACGGCGTTCGCGGCCACGCGCATGTCCTGGCAGCGCGCCCTGGCGATGGCCGGCGTCGGGCTTGACGACCTGGACTTCGCCGAAGTCCACGACTGCTTCACCATCGCCGAACTGCTGATGTACGAGGCCATGGGCCTGACTGAACCTGGCCAGGGTTCCCGTGCCGTGACCGAAGGCTGGGTCTTCAAGGACGGCAAGCTGCCCGTCAACGTCTCCGGCGGGCTCAAGGCCAAGGGCCACCCCGTGGGCGCCACCGGCGTATCGCAGCACGTCATCGCCGCCATGCAGCTCACCGGCACCGCCGGCGACATGCAGCTGGGCCGCGCCCGGCGCGCGGCGGTGCAGAACATGGGCGGCGTGGGCATCGCCAACTACGTCAGCGTGCTCGAAGCCGTGTGA
- a CDS encoding ankyrin repeat domain-containing protein, with protein sequence MVFLTACQAGPGEPPGAEPPPSTALDTPAAPAPPPPAPTAPPASNPPPPLSADARAQLDQELIAAAKANNAALVRELIGRGGNVNAKDALQDSAFLYAGAEGFNEVLQLTLAAGADVASTNRYGGTALIPASEHGHGETVRILLAAGVPVNHVNNLGWTAMQEAILLNNGGPRQQDVVRLLLDAGADPDIRDPEGRTALENAERLGFVEIADLIRAR encoded by the coding sequence GTGGTGTTCTTGACAGCGTGCCAGGCGGGCCCCGGTGAGCCGCCGGGGGCGGAGCCGCCGCCGTCCACCGCTCTGGACACCCCCGCTGCCCCCGCACCGCCGCCTCCTGCCCCGACAGCTCCGCCCGCTTCCAACCCGCCACCGCCGCTGTCCGCCGATGCCCGGGCACAGCTGGACCAGGAGCTGATCGCCGCAGCGAAAGCGAACAACGCGGCGCTGGTGCGCGAGCTCATCGGCCGGGGCGGCAATGTAAATGCGAAGGACGCCCTTCAGGACTCGGCGTTCCTCTACGCCGGAGCCGAGGGGTTCAACGAGGTGCTCCAGCTGACACTGGCAGCCGGCGCTGACGTCGCCAGCACCAACCGCTACGGCGGTACGGCGCTGATCCCGGCCAGCGAACACGGCCACGGAGAGACGGTCCGCATCCTCCTGGCCGCCGGTGTACCGGTCAACCACGTGAATAACCTTGGCTGGACCGCCATGCAGGAGGCCATCCTGCTCAACAACGGCGGGCCCAGGCAGCAGGACGTAGTGCGGCTGCTCCTCGACGCCGGCGCGGACCCCGATATCCGCGATCCTGAGGGCCGGACCGCACTGGAGAACGCCGAGCGTCTGGGCTTTGTGGAGATCGCCGACCTGATCCGGGCCCGCTAG
- a CDS encoding cold-shock protein, producing the protein MATGTVKWFNAEKGFGFIAPDDGSADVFAHYSAIASSGYRSLDENQKVEFDVTQGPKGPQAENIRPL; encoded by the coding sequence ATGGCAACAGGCACAGTTAAATGGTTCAACGCTGAAAAGGGCTTTGGCTTCATCGCTCCGGACGACGGATCCGCCGATGTTTTCGCGCACTACTCCGCAATCGCCAGCAGCGGCTACCGCTCGCTGGATGAGAACCAGAAAGTCGAATTCGATGTGACCCAAGGTCCCAAGGGCCCGCAGGCAGAGAACATTCGCCCGCTGTAA
- a CDS encoding AMP-binding protein: MSVTDDFREARDHLLALRSDYHRARREFAWPRFSEFNFALDWFDQIAADPAKANNPALVIVEQDGSATRRTFADLASRSNQAANWLQSQGVRRGDRMIVMLGNQVELWELMLAGIKLGIVLIPTTTLMGPDDLAERVERGEAGWAAVGHSNLGKFARVPGNYRLIDVGGRGAASTPAASAPDVTATALQYADSATAPDTFTPGAPTRADETLLLYFTSGTTSQAKLVEHTHTSYPVGHLSTMYWIGLEPGDVHLNVASPGWGKHAWSNFFAPWIAEACVFVYNYERFDARALMEQMDRESVTSFCAPPTVWRMLIQADLKLLKTPPTKVVSAGEPLNAEVIDQVKRAWGQTIRDGFGQTESTVQVANTPGQPVTVGAMGQPLPGYDVVLVDPNSGEEADDGELCLRLDQRPVGLMKSYYGDAAKTAEAFRDGFYHTGDMARRDKHGIITYVGRDDDVFKSSDYRLSPFELESVLLKHPAVAEAAVVPSPDALKLSLPKAYVVLVAGLEPGPELAEDILRYCREHLAPFKRIRRLEFGALPKTISGKIRRVELRQREEARHGSGTDAAAGKAAGKTAGEAAGGFGIEYSDADFPGLKG; the protein is encoded by the coding sequence TTGTCAGTGACCGATGATTTCCGCGAAGCACGGGACCACCTGCTGGCCCTCCGTTCCGACTACCACCGGGCCCGGCGGGAGTTCGCATGGCCCCGGTTTTCGGAGTTCAACTTCGCCCTCGACTGGTTCGACCAGATCGCCGCCGACCCGGCCAAAGCCAACAACCCGGCCCTGGTGATCGTGGAACAGGACGGCTCGGCCACCCGCAGGACCTTCGCTGACCTCGCCTCCCGCTCCAACCAGGCCGCCAACTGGCTGCAAAGCCAGGGTGTTCGCCGCGGCGACCGCATGATCGTGATGCTGGGCAACCAGGTGGAGCTCTGGGAACTGATGCTCGCCGGCATCAAACTCGGAATCGTCCTGATCCCCACCACCACCCTGATGGGCCCCGATGACCTGGCTGAACGGGTGGAGCGCGGCGAGGCGGGCTGGGCCGCCGTCGGGCATTCGAACCTCGGCAAGTTTGCCCGCGTTCCCGGCAACTACCGCCTCATTGATGTCGGCGGCCGCGGCGCTGCCAGCACCCCTGCGGCCTCCGCACCCGACGTCACCGCCACAGCCCTGCAGTACGCGGATTCGGCGACGGCGCCGGACACCTTCACACCCGGCGCGCCCACCCGGGCGGACGAGACGCTCCTCCTGTACTTCACGTCCGGAACCACGTCCCAGGCCAAGCTGGTGGAGCACACGCACACGTCCTACCCGGTGGGTCACCTGTCCACGATGTACTGGATCGGGCTGGAACCTGGCGACGTGCACCTGAACGTGGCCTCGCCGGGCTGGGGCAAGCACGCGTGGTCCAATTTCTTTGCCCCCTGGATCGCAGAGGCGTGCGTCTTTGTCTACAACTATGAACGCTTCGACGCCCGCGCCCTGATGGAGCAGATGGACCGCGAGTCGGTCACCAGTTTCTGTGCCCCGCCCACGGTCTGGCGGATGCTGATCCAGGCGGACCTGAAGCTGCTGAAGACTCCGCCCACCAAAGTGGTCTCCGCCGGTGAGCCCCTGAACGCCGAGGTGATAGACCAGGTCAAGCGTGCCTGGGGACAGACCATCCGTGACGGCTTCGGCCAGACCGAGAGCACGGTCCAGGTGGCCAACACACCGGGCCAGCCGGTCACGGTGGGCGCCATGGGGCAGCCCCTTCCGGGCTACGACGTGGTGCTGGTGGATCCGAACTCAGGGGAGGAAGCGGACGACGGCGAGCTGTGCCTGCGCCTGGACCAGCGGCCCGTGGGGCTGATGAAGTCCTACTACGGGGACGCAGCGAAGACCGCGGAGGCGTTCCGGGACGGTTTTTACCACACGGGCGACATGGCCCGGCGGGACAAGCACGGAATCATCACCTACGTGGGCCGGGATGACGACGTCTTCAAATCATCGGACTACCGGCTCTCGCCCTTCGAACTGGAAAGCGTGCTCCTGAAGCACCCCGCGGTGGCCGAGGCTGCCGTGGTGCCGTCGCCGGATGCGCTTAAACTTTCCCTCCCCAAGGCCTACGTGGTCCTGGTGGCCGGGCTGGAGCCGGGGCCGGAGCTGGCCGAGGACATCCTGCGGTACTGCCGTGAACACCTGGCGCCCTTCAAGCGCATCCGCAGGCTCGAATTCGGGGCACTGCCCAAGACCATCTCGGGCAAGATCCGCCGCGTGGAGCTGCGCCAGCGGGAGGAAGCCAGGCACGGCTCAGGCACCGACGCAGCGGCGGGGAAGGCAGCCGGGAAGACGGCGGGAGAGGCGGCGGGCGGCTTTGGAATCGAGTACTCCGACGCTGATTTTCCCGGGCTGAAAGGCTGA
- a CDS encoding exodeoxyribonuclease III has protein sequence MKIATWNVNSLRARADRVEAWLQRSDCDVLAIQETKCKDENFPWELFERMGYEVAHFGVSQWNGVAIASRVGLEDVERTFLDQPPFGKEGKDPVQEARAMAATCGGVRIWSLYVPNGRSLDDEHMPYKIKWLESLKTHAQSLVSADPNAQVALMGDWNIAPFDDDVWDIDLFVNNRFTHVSPPERAAFHAFEEAGFKDLAREYTPGPGVYTYWDYTQLRFPKKEGMRIDFVLGSPALAARVTGASIDREERKGKGASDHAPVLVELAD, from the coding sequence GTGAAGATTGCTACCTGGAATGTGAACTCCCTCCGTGCCCGCGCCGACCGTGTTGAGGCCTGGCTGCAACGCAGTGACTGCGATGTCCTGGCGATCCAGGAGACCAAGTGCAAGGACGAGAATTTCCCGTGGGAGCTGTTTGAACGCATGGGCTACGAGGTGGCCCACTTCGGCGTCAGCCAGTGGAACGGCGTGGCTATCGCTTCGCGGGTAGGCCTGGAAGACGTGGAGCGCACGTTCCTGGACCAGCCCCCGTTCGGCAAGGAAGGCAAGGACCCCGTGCAGGAGGCCCGCGCCATGGCTGCCACGTGTGGGGGCGTCCGGATCTGGAGCCTGTACGTGCCTAACGGCAGGTCCCTCGACGACGAACACATGCCGTACAAAATCAAGTGGCTTGAATCCCTAAAGACCCACGCCCAGAGCCTGGTCAGTGCCGATCCGAACGCCCAGGTGGCCCTCATGGGCGACTGGAACATCGCACCCTTCGACGACGACGTCTGGGACATCGACCTTTTCGTCAATAACAGGTTCACCCACGTCAGCCCGCCCGAACGCGCTGCGTTCCACGCGTTTGAAGAGGCCGGATTCAAGGACCTGGCCCGCGAGTACACCCCCGGGCCCGGCGTCTACACCTACTGGGACTACACGCAGCTGCGCTTCCCCAAGAAGGAGGGCATGCGGATCGACTTTGTCCTGGGCTCCCCCGCCCTGGCCGCCCGGGTCACCGGCGCGTCCATTGACCGCGAGGAGCGCAAGGGCAAGGGCGCTTCGGACCACGCACCGGTTTTGGTGGAGCTGGCCGACTGA
- a CDS encoding LacI family DNA-binding transcriptional regulator — protein sequence MARSTERSQRGGHSGVSIEDVAAAAGVSTATVSRAVRGLPRVSPATREKILEVASALGYVASSSASGLATGRTRTIGVLAPFVSRWFFSKAIEGADRELHARQYNLSLFNLGGHGSNRERLFSKTMVYKQIDALLVLCMALTHDELEHLQKIDIPLIVVGGHVEECAYIGIDDYAASSTAVRHLIDLGHRDIALLHGDDETDLNFDVPRVRILAFKEVMAAAQLPIRPEWDEWGDFTVRSGQEAFRRLWARPGLKPTAIFCASDEMAMGVIFEAARAGVRVPGDLSVVGIDDHDFAGPMGLTTVGQRPDEQAELATKMLLDELSGIPGAVRSAVAPHQLIVRSTTAPPPS from the coding sequence GTGGCACGCAGTACGGAAAGGTCGCAACGCGGCGGCCACAGCGGGGTCAGCATCGAGGATGTGGCAGCGGCCGCCGGAGTGTCCACAGCCACCGTGTCCCGGGCCGTGCGCGGGTTGCCCCGGGTCTCACCTGCCACGCGCGAAAAGATCCTGGAGGTGGCCAGTGCCCTGGGCTACGTGGCGTCCTCCTCAGCCTCCGGACTTGCCACCGGCCGCACCAGGACCATCGGTGTGCTGGCGCCGTTCGTGAGCCGCTGGTTCTTCTCCAAGGCCATCGAGGGCGCGGACCGCGAACTTCACGCCCGCCAGTACAACCTCTCCCTCTTCAACCTGGGCGGGCACGGCAGCAACCGGGAACGGCTCTTCAGCAAGACCATGGTCTATAAGCAGATAGATGCCCTGCTGGTCCTGTGTATGGCCCTGACCCACGACGAGTTGGAACACCTGCAGAAGATCGACATCCCGCTGATCGTGGTGGGCGGCCATGTCGAGGAATGCGCTTACATCGGGATCGACGACTACGCGGCCTCCTCTACGGCCGTCCGGCACCTGATCGACCTCGGCCACCGGGACATTGCGCTCCTGCATGGCGACGACGAAACGGACCTCAACTTTGACGTTCCCCGGGTCCGGATCCTGGCGTTCAAGGAGGTCATGGCCGCCGCACAATTACCCATCCGCCCCGAGTGGGATGAGTGGGGCGACTTCACGGTCCGCAGCGGCCAGGAAGCCTTCCGGCGGCTGTGGGCGCGGCCCGGACTCAAGCCCACCGCCATCTTCTGCGCCTCGGACGAAATGGCCATGGGCGTGATTTTCGAAGCCGCCCGGGCGGGGGTCCGCGTGCCCGGGGACCTCTCCGTGGTGGGGATCGACGATCACGATTTCGCCGGCCCGATGGGCCTGACCACCGTGGGCCAGCGGCCCGACGAACAAGCCGAACTCGCCACCAAGATGCTCCTTGACGAACTGAGCGGCATTCCCGGGGCGGTGCGCTCCGCCGTCGCGCCCCACCAGCTTATTGTCAGGAGCACGACGGCGCCGCCTCCTTCCTGA
- a CDS encoding heme-binding protein — translation MKKTNKIAAAAAAGALLLTGGLTAAANAGTSQGAAQAAVPAPAAVSGVVPGVVPAADIPQAAATVVTQNRITVGASADAVRAALAKCQADKLPFVTVALVDRFGTVQALLRGDNAAEHTIEAAKQKAYTAAAFGAPTSELAKRINGTGPGIADLPGTLFLAGGVPLKVNGVSVAGIGVGGAPDGTLDEACANAGAEAIAAAAAGSAK, via the coding sequence GTGAAGAAGACCAACAAGATCGCCGCCGCTGCCGCCGCCGGAGCTTTGCTGCTGACCGGAGGCCTCACCGCCGCGGCCAACGCCGGGACCAGCCAAGGTGCTGCGCAGGCTGCCGTGCCCGCTCCGGCCGCAGTATCCGGCGTCGTTCCCGGCGTCGTTCCCGCCGCCGACATCCCGCAGGCAGCGGCAACAGTGGTGACGCAGAACCGCATCACCGTGGGCGCATCCGCGGACGCCGTCCGGGCAGCCCTCGCCAAATGCCAGGCGGACAAACTGCCGTTCGTCACGGTGGCCCTTGTAGACAGGTTCGGCACGGTCCAGGCCCTCCTGCGGGGAGACAACGCCGCCGAGCACACCATCGAGGCAGCAAAGCAGAAGGCCTATACCGCGGCCGCCTTCGGCGCGCCAACGTCCGAGCTGGCCAAGCGCATCAACGGCACCGGGCCCGGGATCGCGGACCTGCCCGGCACCCTGTTCCTGGCCGGCGGCGTGCCGCTGAAGGTCAACGGTGTATCTGTGGCGGGCATCGGAGTGGGGGGTGCGCCGGACGGCACCCTGGACGAAGCCTGCGCCAACGCCGGCGCCGAGGCAATCGCGGCAGCGGCCGCCGGCTCAGCCAAGTAG
- a CDS encoding acyl-CoA dehydrogenase family protein gives MYVVDLLPAAERERYLDIRAFLQATVRAASIDYWNREEFPFGLLAEMGKRGLGTLQTDGTSKLFKGLMYVEVARADVSLSALVGIHNELIVGMIDSLGSEEQQQRWLPGLATFTQLGAFALTEPEHGSDIAGGLETSARLEGGEWVINGAKRWIGAGTIADFALVWARDQADGQIKGFIVETDRLGYVATKIANKIGLRIMQNADIVLDNVRIPASNLLPGATDFTKANDLLRDSRAWVGWQGAGIQLAAFDIARAYALERRQFGKELARFQLVQQQLAEILGNASASLALMAQLARIQTDGKLEMAQAAMAKSTCTRLARSSVAMGRSLLGGNGISADYEMGKLFGDAEILYTYEGSYEINSLIVGRAVTGKSAFV, from the coding sequence ATGTACGTCGTGGACCTCCTCCCGGCCGCCGAGCGGGAGCGGTACCTGGACATCCGCGCTTTCCTTCAGGCCACGGTCCGGGCTGCTTCCATTGATTACTGGAACCGCGAGGAATTTCCCTTCGGCCTGCTGGCCGAGATGGGCAAGCGGGGGCTGGGGACATTGCAGACCGATGGCACCTCCAAGCTCTTCAAAGGCCTGATGTACGTTGAAGTGGCCCGGGCGGACGTTTCGCTGTCTGCCCTCGTGGGGATCCATAACGAACTGATCGTGGGCATGATCGACTCGCTGGGATCCGAGGAACAGCAGCAGCGGTGGCTGCCGGGCCTTGCCACGTTCACCCAGCTGGGGGCGTTCGCCCTGACAGAGCCGGAGCACGGCTCGGACATTGCCGGCGGACTGGAGACCTCCGCGCGGCTGGAGGGCGGCGAGTGGGTGATCAACGGCGCAAAGCGCTGGATCGGTGCGGGCACCATTGCGGACTTTGCCCTGGTGTGGGCCCGCGACCAGGCGGACGGCCAGATCAAGGGCTTCATTGTGGAGACCGACCGTCTGGGCTACGTAGCAACGAAGATTGCGAACAAGATCGGCCTGCGGATCATGCAGAACGCCGACATCGTGCTGGACAACGTCAGGATCCCGGCGTCAAACCTGCTGCCGGGCGCCACGGACTTCACCAAGGCCAACGACCTTCTGCGGGATTCCCGGGCATGGGTGGGCTGGCAGGGCGCCGGCATCCAGCTGGCCGCGTTCGACATCGCCCGTGCCTACGCCCTGGAACGGCGGCAGTTCGGCAAGGAACTGGCGCGATTCCAGCTGGTCCAGCAGCAGCTGGCGGAGATCCTGGGCAATGCGTCGGCCTCACTGGCGCTGATGGCCCAGCTGGCCCGGATCCAGACGGACGGCAAACTGGAAATGGCCCAGGCCGCCATGGCCAAGTCCACGTGCACCCGCCTGGCACGCTCCTCGGTGGCCATGGGCAGATCACTGCTGGGCGGCAACGGCATCAGCGCGGACTATGAAATGGGAAAGCTGTTTGGCGACGCCGAAATCCTTTACACCTACGAAGGCAGCTATGAAATCAATTCGCTTATTGTGGGCCGGGCGGTAACTGGCAAATCGGCATTCGTCTGA
- a CDS encoding response regulator transcription factor — protein MTGITVLLVDDHLVVRSGLRALLGTQPDLEVVAEAASGEEALDLVEHLAPAVVVMDLAMGAGMDGIEAIRLLRQRNSRQAILVFTTYDSDADIVRAVDAGAMGYLLKDATPDEIFAAIRGAVQGRSVMSAPVASRLFQQLRNPDEVLTPREAELLSLLTEGLSNRELGQRLFISEATVKTHLAHIYAKLGVETRAAAIATAIRREGMR, from the coding sequence ATGACCGGTATCACCGTCCTGCTCGTGGACGATCATCTGGTGGTCCGAAGCGGGCTGCGGGCACTTCTGGGCACCCAGCCGGACCTCGAGGTGGTGGCTGAAGCCGCCTCCGGCGAGGAAGCCCTGGACCTCGTGGAACACCTCGCGCCCGCCGTGGTGGTGATGGATCTGGCCATGGGCGCCGGAATGGACGGGATCGAGGCCATCCGGCTGCTGCGGCAACGCAACAGCCGGCAGGCCATCCTGGTTTTCACCACCTACGATTCGGACGCTGACATCGTCCGTGCGGTGGACGCCGGCGCCATGGGCTACCTCCTCAAAGACGCAACTCCGGACGAAATCTTCGCGGCAATCCGGGGCGCTGTCCAGGGCCGAAGCGTGATGAGCGCCCCCGTAGCCTCCCGGCTCTTCCAGCAGCTCCGCAACCCCGACGAAGTCCTGACACCCCGGGAAGCGGAACTGCTGAGCCTCCTGACCGAAGGGCTCAGCAACCGCGAGCTGGGCCAAAGGCTGTTCATCTCCGAAGCCACGGTCAAGACCCATCTGGCGCATATCTACGCCAAGCTCGGCGTAGAGACCCGCGCCGCGGCCATCGCAACGGCCATCCGCCGGGAGGGCATGCGCTAG